In the Oscarella lobularis chromosome 14, ooOscLobu1.1, whole genome shotgun sequence genome, one interval contains:
- the LOC136195750 gene encoding choline-phosphate cytidylyltransferase A-like yields MAHTVRPRKRSHPNNQDDTPDAKRRWMTPIPVSSPAVMWIDGNDAENPPRPPRRETRLTLEEAANVQPGERPVRVYSDGIYDLFHQGHARALMQAKAAFPNVYLLVGICSDELTHKLKGRTVMTAAQRYDAVSHCRYVDEIVPNAPWVLDDEFLDKHRIDFVAHDALPYASPGVEDGYKSIKDAGMFLATQRTQGISTSDLICQIVRDYDDYVRRNLARGYTRQELNVGFMKEKEIKMKDRLGKLKKKITEMPAKAQEKWTKFEDKSYEMLDKWENKSRDFIHGFLRMFSRDGAISGILKSGKEFVRDAFDAIKSPEREEEEDNVPEDETNSSTPSPSTSYSD; encoded by the exons ATGGCCCATACAGTACGTCCTCGCAAAAGATCTCACCCGAACAATCAGGACGACACTCCAGACGCCAAACGACGCTGGATGACTCCAATTCCTGTATCTAGTCCGGCCGTTATGTGGATCGACGGAAATGACGCCGAAAATCCGCCAAGACCGCCCCGAAGAGAGACCCGCCTCACACTAGAAGAAGCGGCAAACGTTCAACCAG gagaaagacCCGTGAGAGTTTATTCGGACGGCATCTACGATTTGTTTCACCAGGGTCACGCTAGAGCTCTCATGCAGGCAAAAGCGGCGTTTCCCAACGTCTATCTCCTTGTAGGAa TCTGTAGTGACGAATTGACGCACAAGCTCAAAGGAAGGACAGTAATGACGGCGGCACAGCGTTACGATGCTGTCAGCCACTGCCGTTACGTGGATGAAATAGTACCAAATGCTCCGTGGGTATTAGatgacgaatttctcgacaAACACAGG ATTGACTTCGTTGCTCACGACGCTTTGCCGTACGCTTCTCCAGGGGTAGAAGACGGCTATAAGTCTATCAAGGACGCCGGAATGTTTCTTGCAACGCAACGAACGCAGGGAATTTCAACGTCCGATCTCATCTGTCAAATTGTGAGAGACTACGACGATTACGTTCGTCGCAATTTGGCGCGTGGGTACACGCGACAGGAACTGAACGTCGGCTTCATGAAA GAAAAGGAGATAAAGATGAAGGACAGACTGGgaaagctgaagaaaaagatcacGGAAATGCCGGCGAAGGCGCAGGAAAAGTGGACCAAGTTCGAAGACAAGTCGTACGAGATGCTCGACAAGTGGGAGAACAAATCGAGGGACTTTATACATGGATTTCTCAGAATGTTTTCACGCGACGGGGCCATT TCTGGAATTCTAAAGAGTGGCAAAGAGTTTGTTCGAGATGCTTTTGATGCCATCAAATCGCCAGAAcgggaagaggaagaggacaaCGTTCCGGAAGACGAGACAAATTCTAGCACTCCTAGTCCTTCGACTAGCTATTCGGACTGA
- the LOC136195739 gene encoding pneumococcal serine-rich repeat protein-like isoform X1, producing MAIKKVFVGNLGNVVSDETLRRAFQDYGEIIDVLLIEDKQTGFKSYGFVTFRNTKAAEDAINALQHTILNGRRLTVQMAKSEHEKEHYRGRRSPGGYYHHRHHRSRSRSPHGERGGWGRGRDRRREWAGDGYDESEGAWDAYGGGGDDGRRYREHERNPRRRAWEDDRAGVAAAPPPPPPPRRRESRWNRESDDGGGPFSGANSRGAEFPNHHRQQQQHSYDDWGAPAPIQGDYGKDDYRYHLTARREVDQFKAFHQQIHSKPLPQPHHHQDQYRMSHDSQQQQQQQQHQSQFHHHHQQQQSRQSDDDVPYRRISVDEDPYVMDDFVQGRFSHESPDNSRYDATRRQQPQQQVQQQSYSRQQLPVRQAPPAFDYTPAAAAAAKESEYVPKKRKYYQEEGTDVYGQAAMMKKLPSAQPPAANRQDAYKLSSSSLSSRQTPAAAAAAAAAVAAAVSQYSHSQDQDWGDYRQRETQTGNSYYRSADPRTRSAPANSSSVDSALMIASLRSRRLGNELQSSQAKPATAVTKPSSAWDQAVTAATTSDYAAAKSRLSSRWSPPPSSRAAVADYSPQQQQQQQQQVPSQQRTTSRSYQYEQPAERDSGVASQIRSSVTNRPSDVYEGYSPTRPQIYSSGATRAVASASQSTPSPSLSALAGSAYGTRLSADSTSTQYNSTTLADPRVYPTSTAASLRLSGGARSTDVQSSASLARSSYAEAYQPKSTSLAGSSYAGSSAASSRVLASSGVTPSYWSSQSLEKSYEGGTSSSGASSVKARSSTENTREPIRFGFVGGERDASSSAYSSYSSFRQGKSS from the exons ATGGCTATCAAGAAGGTATTCGTCGGCAATTTGGGCAACGTCGTGAGCGACGAAACGCTTCGGAGAGCCTTTCAGGACTACGGCGAGATTATCGACG TTCTCCTCATCGAGGACAAGCAGACGGGATTCAAGAGCTACGGTTTCGTTACGTTTCGCAATACGAAAGCGGCCGAAGACGCGATCAACGCGCTGCAACATacg ATCCTAAACGGTCGTCGATTGACCGTTCAAATGGCGAAAAGCGAGCACGAAAAGGAGCACTATCGCGGTCGTCGATCGCCGGGCGGCTATTATCATCATCGACATcatcgatcgcgatcgcgtaGTCCGCACGGGGAACGCGGCGGTTGGGGGCGCGGTCGCGACAGAAGACGCGAATGGGCGGGGGACGGCTATGACGAAAGCGAGGGGGCGTGGGACGCGtatggcggcggcggcgacgacgggcgacgaTACAGAGAGCACGAGAGAAATCCGAGGAGAAGAGCGTGGGAAGACGATCGGGCGGgtgtggcggcggcgccgccgccgccgccgcctccgcgtCGAAGAGAAAGTCGGTGGAAtcgagaaagcgacgacggcgggggccccttttcggGAGCGAATTCTAGGGGAGCCGAATTCCCGAATCATCATCgtcaacagcaacagcattCGTATGACGATTGGGGCGCTCCAGCTCCCATTCAAGGAGACTACGGAAAAGACGACTATCGGTATCATTTGACGGCGAGGAGAGAAGTCGATCAGTTCAAAGCGTTCCATCAGCAAATTCATTCAAAACCGTTGCCGCAACCACATCACCACCAAGATCAATACAGAATGAGTCACGATTctcagcaacaacaacaacaacaacagcatcAGTCGCAGttccatcatcatcatcagcagCAACAATCGCGTCAGTcagacgatgacgttccCTATAGGCGTATATctgtcgacgaagatccTTACGTGATGGACGACTTTGTCCAGGGACGCTTTTCTCACGAGTCGCCCGACAATTCGCGCTACGACGCTACGAGACGGCAACAGCCTCAGCAACAAGTCCAGCAGCAGTCGTATTCGCGTCAACAACTGCCAGTACGACAAGCCCCTCCTGCATTCGATTATACCCCCGCcgcggcggcagcagcaaAGGAGAGCGAATACGTTCccaagaagagaaagtaTTATCAAGAGGAAGGAACAGACGTCTATGGTCAGGCAGCTATGATGAAGAAGTTGCCAAGCGCACAGCCACCTGCAGCAAATAGGCAAGACGCCTACAAACTTTCATCGTCCTCATTATCCAGCAGACAAACtcctgcggcggcggctgcagcggcggcggctgtggcggcggcggtgtcCCAATACTCTCATAGTCAAGATCAGGACTGGGGTGACTATCGCCAGCGCGAGACTCAGACAGGTAACTCCTATTACCGCTCAGCGGATCCGCGTACGAGAAGCGCCCCCGccaacagcagcagcgtCGATTCCGCGCTGATGATTGCCAGCCTGCGAAGTAGGCGTTTGGGAAACGAATTGCAATCGTCTCAAGCGAAGCCTGCTACTGCCGTCACAAAGCCTTCGAGCGCGTGGGACCAGGctgtgacggcggcgacgacgtccgatTACGCCGCCGCGAAGTCTAGATTGTCGTCTCGCTGGTCTCCGCCGCCTTCATCTAGAGCCGCCGTTGCCGACTATTCtccgcagcagcagcaacagcaacagcagcaagtGCCGTCGCAGCAacgcacgacgtcgcgctcATACCAGTATGAGCAGCCTGCAGAACGTGATAGCGGCGTTGCTTCCCAGATTCGGTCTTCCGTCACCAATCGGCCGTCCGATGTCTATGAAGGCTACTCGCCAACTCGGCCTCAGATCTATTCCTCTGGCGCAACCAGAGCGGTCGCGTCCGCCTCTCAATCTACACCGAGTCCATCGCTCAGTGCTCTTGCCGGTAGCGCTTACGGTACTAGGCTTTCCGctgattcgacgtcgactcaGTATAATTCGACGACTCTCGCAGATCCGCGAGTCTATCCAACGTCCACGGCGGCTTCTCTGCGCCTTAGCGGCGGTGCTCGCTCGACCGACGTCCAATCATCGGCGTCTTTAGCTCGCAGCTCCTACGCTGAGGCTTACCAGCCAAAGTCGACTTCCCTCGCTGGGTCTTCCTATGCTGGCTCGTCAGCGGCGAGCTCGCGCGTTTTAGCATCGTCGGGCGTTACGCCGTCCTATTGGTCTTCCCAGTCCTTGGAGAAGTCCTATGAGGGTGGAACCAGTAGCTCAGGGGCCTCCTCAGTCAAGGCACggtcgtcgacggagaatACGCGCGAGCCAATTCGGTTTGGTTTCGTTGGAGGCGAGAGAG ATGCTTCTAGTTCAGCTTATTCAAGCTATTCTTCTTTTCGCCAGGGTAAAAGTTCCTAA
- the LOC136195739 gene encoding uncharacterized protein isoform X2 — protein sequence MAIKKVFVGNLGNVVSDETLRRAFQDYGEIIDVLLIEDKQTGFKSYGFVTFRNTKAAEDAINALQHTILNGRRLTVQMAKSEHEKEHYRGRRSPGGYYHHRHHRSRSRSPHGERGGWGRGRDRRREWAGDGYDESEGAWDAYGGGGDDGRRYREHERNPRRRAWEDDRAGVAAAPPPPPPPRRRESRWNRESDDGGGPFSGANSRGAEFPNHHRQQQQHSYDDWGAPAPIQGDYGKDDYRYHLTARREVDQFKAFHQQIHSKPLPQPHHHQDQYRMSHDSQQQQQQQQHQSQFHHHHQQQQSRQSDDDVPYRRISVDEDPYVMDDFVQGRFSHESPDNSRYDATRRQQPQQQVQQQSYSRQQLPVRQAPPAFDYTPAAAAAAKESEYVPKKRKYYQEEGTDVYGQAAMMKKLPSAQPPAANRQDAYKLSSSSLSSRQTPAAAAAAAAAVAAAVSQYSHSQDQDWGDYRQRETQTGNSYYRSADPRTRSAPANSSSVDSALMIASLRSRRLGNELQSSQAKPATAVTKPSSAWDQAVTAATTSDYAAAKSRLSSRWSPPPSSRAAVADYSPQQQQQQQQQVPSQQRTTSRSYQYEQPAERDSGVASQIRSSVTNRPSDVYEGYSPTRPQIYSSGATRAVASASQSTPSPSLSALAGSAYDPRVYPTSTAASLRLSGGARSTDVQSSASLARSSYAEAYQPKSTSLAGSSYAGSSAASSRVLASSGVTPSYWSSQSLEKSYEGGTSSSGASSVKARSSTENTREPIRFGFVGGERDASSSAYSSYSSFRQGKSS from the exons ATGGCTATCAAGAAGGTATTCGTCGGCAATTTGGGCAACGTCGTGAGCGACGAAACGCTTCGGAGAGCCTTTCAGGACTACGGCGAGATTATCGACG TTCTCCTCATCGAGGACAAGCAGACGGGATTCAAGAGCTACGGTTTCGTTACGTTTCGCAATACGAAAGCGGCCGAAGACGCGATCAACGCGCTGCAACATacg ATCCTAAACGGTCGTCGATTGACCGTTCAAATGGCGAAAAGCGAGCACGAAAAGGAGCACTATCGCGGTCGTCGATCGCCGGGCGGCTATTATCATCATCGACATcatcgatcgcgatcgcgtaGTCCGCACGGGGAACGCGGCGGTTGGGGGCGCGGTCGCGACAGAAGACGCGAATGGGCGGGGGACGGCTATGACGAAAGCGAGGGGGCGTGGGACGCGtatggcggcggcggcgacgacgggcgacgaTACAGAGAGCACGAGAGAAATCCGAGGAGAAGAGCGTGGGAAGACGATCGGGCGGgtgtggcggcggcgccgccgccgccgccgcctccgcgtCGAAGAGAAAGTCGGTGGAAtcgagaaagcgacgacggcgggggccccttttcggGAGCGAATTCTAGGGGAGCCGAATTCCCGAATCATCATCgtcaacagcaacagcattCGTATGACGATTGGGGCGCTCCAGCTCCCATTCAAGGAGACTACGGAAAAGACGACTATCGGTATCATTTGACGGCGAGGAGAGAAGTCGATCAGTTCAAAGCGTTCCATCAGCAAATTCATTCAAAACCGTTGCCGCAACCACATCACCACCAAGATCAATACAGAATGAGTCACGATTctcagcaacaacaacaacaacaacagcatcAGTCGCAGttccatcatcatcatcagcagCAACAATCGCGTCAGTcagacgatgacgttccCTATAGGCGTATATctgtcgacgaagatccTTACGTGATGGACGACTTTGTCCAGGGACGCTTTTCTCACGAGTCGCCCGACAATTCGCGCTACGACGCTACGAGACGGCAACAGCCTCAGCAACAAGTCCAGCAGCAGTCGTATTCGCGTCAACAACTGCCAGTACGACAAGCCCCTCCTGCATTCGATTATACCCCCGCcgcggcggcagcagcaaAGGAGAGCGAATACGTTCccaagaagagaaagtaTTATCAAGAGGAAGGAACAGACGTCTATGGTCAGGCAGCTATGATGAAGAAGTTGCCAAGCGCACAGCCACCTGCAGCAAATAGGCAAGACGCCTACAAACTTTCATCGTCCTCATTATCCAGCAGACAAACtcctgcggcggcggctgcagcggcggcggctgtggcggcggcggtgtcCCAATACTCTCATAGTCAAGATCAGGACTGGGGTGACTATCGCCAGCGCGAGACTCAGACAGGTAACTCCTATTACCGCTCAGCGGATCCGCGTACGAGAAGCGCCCCCGccaacagcagcagcgtCGATTCCGCGCTGATGATTGCCAGCCTGCGAAGTAGGCGTTTGGGAAACGAATTGCAATCGTCTCAAGCGAAGCCTGCTACTGCCGTCACAAAGCCTTCGAGCGCGTGGGACCAGGctgtgacggcggcgacgacgtccgatTACGCCGCCGCGAAGTCTAGATTGTCGTCTCGCTGGTCTCCGCCGCCTTCATCTAGAGCCGCCGTTGCCGACTATTCtccgcagcagcagcaacagcaacagcagcaagtGCCGTCGCAGCAacgcacgacgtcgcgctcATACCAGTATGAGCAGCCTGCAGAACGTGATAGCGGCGTTGCTTCCCAGATTCGGTCTTCCGTCACCAATCGGCCGTCCGATGTCTATGAAGGCTACTCGCCAACTCGGCCTCAGATCTATTCCTCTGGCGCAACCAGAGCGGTCGCGTCCGCCTCTCAATCTACACCGAGTCCATCGCTCAGTGCTCTTGCCGGTAGCGCTTACG ATCCGCGAGTCTATCCAACGTCCACGGCGGCTTCTCTGCGCCTTAGCGGCGGTGCTCGCTCGACCGACGTCCAATCATCGGCGTCTTTAGCTCGCAGCTCCTACGCTGAGGCTTACCAGCCAAAGTCGACTTCCCTCGCTGGGTCTTCCTATGCTGGCTCGTCAGCGGCGAGCTCGCGCGTTTTAGCATCGTCGGGCGTTACGCCGTCCTATTGGTCTTCCCAGTCCTTGGAGAAGTCCTATGAGGGTGGAACCAGTAGCTCAGGGGCCTCCTCAGTCAAGGCACggtcgtcgacggagaatACGCGCGAGCCAATTCGGTTTGGTTTCGTTGGAGGCGAGAGAG ATGCTTCTAGTTCAGCTTATTCAAGCTATTCTTCTTTTCGCCAGGGTAAAAGTTCCTAA
- the LOC136195753 gene encoding general transcription factor IIF subunit 2-like — protein MTEDVDFLDVSSAGKPVWLLKVPNYVKEAWETAEDSEVGTIKINTGKKKPELSLNVSQKLKSKSPDTSFPLEHKMNLNPPERQQMFVFVENVTSDATKESDSSLPPQRFSIVGKIEKRADCRPEGTDVYMSMKKRRIEASAQSKDIVKQLERPVRTFAPKSRHEEDILHEEKKKTEGKRAREDKRAVMDILFKCFERHQYYSFKDLLRLTDQPPTFLKEILKEIASYNTKSPHKHMWELKEEYRCYKGTDTAKAEDG, from the exons ATGACGGAAGACGTTGATTTCTTAGACGTTTCGTCGGCTGGAAAGCCTGTTTGGCTACTTAAA GTGCCGAATTACGTGAAGGAAGCGTGGGAAACAGCCGAAGACAGCGAAGTAGGAACGATCAAGATCAACAC AGGGAAGAAAAAGCCCGAG CTGTCGTTAAACGTGTCGCAAAAGCTAAAATCGAAATCGCCGGACACCAGTTTTCCTTTGGAGCACAAGATGAATTTGAATCCTCCCGAACGACAACAGAtgttcgtcttcgtcgaaaacgtgaCGAGTGACg cgACTAAGGAGTCGGATTCAAGTTTACCTC CTCAGCGCTTTTCTATCGTTgggaaaattgaaaagcgAGCTGATTGTCGACCAGAAGGAACGGATGTATATATGTCAATGAAAAA acgacgaattgaagCTTCGGCTCAGTCAAAAGACATTGTCAAACAACTTGAGAGACCAGTTCGAACCTTTGCGCCAAAATCTCGACACGAGGAAGAC ATACTGCatgaggaaaagaaaaagacggaaGGAAAACGAGCCAGAGAGGACAAGAGAGCCGTTATGGATATTTTATTCAAGTGCTTTGAACGTCATCAGTACTATTCGTTTAAAGATCTATTGCGTCTGACAGACCAACCACCA acatttttgaaagaaatttTAAAAGAAATTGCCTCGTACAACACCAAAAGTCCGCACAAACACATGTGGGAATTGAAAGAAGAATATCGATGCTATAAAGGAACAGACACCGCCAAGGCAGAAGACGgataa
- the LOC136195732 gene encoding BOS complex subunit NOMO3-like: MAMCSTTCSCILFLCFLLSARAQDVFGCGGFIQASIDIDFSDVEVKLYSRSESTPLKVKYTTDCAPNGYFLIPLYEKGSFTIKVESKKGWNFEPAYVDINVDGKTDPCSQGVDINFVFSGVSVVGRVISQGQLVGPAGVSLKLMKNGETIRMIETADGGKFDFPNVLPGRHVLKGEHTSWRFQSSTLDVDVMADSVEMKGNIIIAGYEISGMLTSDQGTVEGAEFFLTCLTGSLRKDMIVGCRDAKAIPKNVALPLMSDDDEDILCIAKSDSEGKFVFGSVPTGKYYIYARFQTDVTYEVNPEKIELTVGHDDVKLAEKFAVTGFRVEGRIVYSTDGKGIPLAEVRIKGLARGFTDDSGFFAFDGITSGTYDFDVTTPQLRFETRTLRVSPRHVKLPVFHPDAFRVCGHVAIKSPPNTLTLPSSRFVAVKSSTNKKFKGVKANWDEKNDFCFFVPPGDYVVTPILASDDAANGLALAPAELRVTVVDRPIDGLLFSQFQAHIDGKLLCLSHEKCDGITIGIEALHGSKYSKETESDLKGTFRFENVLPGRYEITVAKETWCWSNGALQIDVKDKDEEVEFVHEGYALACLSSHATGLTYERGNETGKLSIEKGVNKACLSEPGTYVLKPVSCHRFEKNEYEFDTTKPRVIQLTANSHRVVGTVISSEPLETMKVRVVEKIERGADSDRTIGVSKPKKVKGEEIFYTHLYEFWASVGTIEIRPVMDDFLFKPAFQNVVILDEGCPDRVAPFQSERGLYVEGRVRPPIRDVEIEIVTNGGEVFHVATDSEGQYRHGPFEAKTEYSVSATKEGYVLTKTDEGNDFKATKLGYLTIQLSDSDDQPLAGVLLSLTGRQYRNNTLTGPSGSITYRKLAPGTYFVRPLLKEYEFTPASRSIEVEEETEEAIRIEGRQVAFSCYGRARSLSGMPEEGVTIVAEGLASCGNQREETNTNEEGEFRLRGLQPRCNFSIGLANGSLARSLPSRQVVDVQNADVRDVTMIIIRRTGMLDLSGNVMTDPAYLTSIQINLYQDGRQDSPLHTVSLKSSSFFYFPSLPADGRAYIVELDTHLSHKQYTYVLPSSQRFVAKGDIKHVTFAFRAERRTVDAELTTQGSVVAVAVIIGIATIIAVVFQTRFIPGLSDRFEADYKMKSFRKR, translated from the coding sequence ATGGCCATGTGTTCGACCACGTGCAGTTGTatcctctttctttgctttctgcTATCCGCACGAGCTCAAGACGTCTTCGGCTGCGGAGGATTCATTCAAGCGTCGATCGACATCGACTTTTCGGACGTCGAGGTGAAACTGTACAGCCGAAGCGAGTCGACGCCGCTCAAAGTGAAATACACAACCGATTGCGCGCCCAACGGCTACTTTCTCATCCCCCTGTACGAAAAGGGCTCGTTTACAATCAAAGTCGAATCGAAAAAGGGATGGAATTTCGAACCAGCCTACGTCGATATCAACGTGGACGGAAAAACGGATCCGTGCTCTCAAGGCGTCGATATTAATTTCGTATTTTCCGGGGTATCTGTCGTCGGTCGAGTAATCAGTCAGGGCCAGTTGGTCGGACCGGCCGGCGTCTCattgaaattgatgaaaaACGGCGAAACAATTCGAATGATCGAAACGGCCGATGGcggaaaattcgattttcccAACGTTTTGCCCGGACGTCACGTGCTGAAAGGCGAGCACACATCGTGGCGATTtcagtcgtcgacgctcgacgtcgacgtgatggCCGACAGCGTCGAAATGAAGGGAAATATCATTATAGCCGGATACGAAATCAGTGGGATGCTGACGAGCGATCAGGGAACGGTCGAAGGCGCTGAGTTCTTTCTTACGTGTCTGACGGGTAGTCTGAGAAAGGATATGATTGTTGGGTGTCGCGACGCCAAAGCAATTCCCAAGAACGTAGCACTACCTCTCATGTcggacgatgacgaggatATTCTTTGTATAGCAAAATCTGACTCGGAGggaaaattcgttttcggatCTGTCCCAACGGGGAAGTATTACATATACGCTCGTTTTCAAACCGACGTCACTTACGAAGTTAATCcggaaaaaatcgaattgaCAGTCGgtcacgatgacgtcaaattggcGGAAAAATTCGCAGTGACCGGCTTTCGCGTCGAAGGACGAATTGTGTATTCGACCGACGGAAAAGGAATCCCGTTGGCCGAAGTTCGAATCAAGGGCTTGGCTCGCGGCTTCACCGACGATTCcggcttcttcgccttcgacggAATCACGTCCGGCACGTACGActtcgacgtgacgacgccGCAACTGCGATTCGAAACGCGAACGCTTCGAGTCTCGCCGCGCCACGTCAAACTGCCCGTTTTTCACCCGGACGCGTTTCGCGTGTGCGGTCACGTCGCGATCAAGAGCCCGCCGAACACGCTCACTCTGCCTTcgagtcgattcgtcgccgtcaagtcgtcgacgaacaaGAAGTTCAAAGGCGTGAAAGCGAATTGggacgagaagaacgacttcTGCTTTTTCGTGCCGCCGGGCGATTACGTCGTCACGCCGATTCTCGCTTCGgacgacgcggcgaacgGATTGGCGCTCGCTCCCGCCGAACTTCGCGTGACCGTCGTCGATCGGCCCATCGACGGTCTGCTCTTTTCTCAATTCCAAGCTCACATCGACGGCAAACTTCTCTGTCTTTCCCACGAGAAGTGCGACGGGATAACGATCGGCATCGAGGCGCTTCACGGCAGCAAGTAttcgaaagaaacggagTCGGATCTGAAAGGGACGTTTCGATTCGAAAACGTATTGCCCGGTCGATATGAAATAACCGTGGCGAAGGAGACGTGGTGCTGGAGTAACGGCGCTCTGCAGATCGACGTGAAGGATAAGGATGAGGAAGTCGAGTTCGTTCACGAAGGATACGCGCTCGCCTGTCTTTCATCGCACGCGACTGGGCTGACGTACGAGCGCGGGAACGAGACGGGGAAACTGTCCATTGAGAAGGGCGTCAATAAAGCGTGTCTGTCCGAACCGGGGACGTACGTTCTCAAGCCCGTCTCCTGTCATCGGTTCGAGAAGAACGAGTACGAGTTCGACACGACGAAGCCGCGCGTGATTCAGCTGACGGCGAACTCGCACAGAGTCGTCGGCACGGTGATATCGTCCGAACCGTTGGAGACGATGAAggtgcgcgtcgtcgagaagattGAGCGCGGCGCCGATTCTGATCGCACGATCGGCGTGTCCAAACCGAAAAAAgtcaaaggagaagaaatctTTTATACTCACCTCTACGAATTCTGGGCGTCCGTGGGGACGATCGAGATCCGGCCCGTCATGGACGACTTCCTCTTCAAGCCCGCGTTTCAAAACGTCGTCATTCTCGACGAAGGATGTCCGGATCGCGTCGCACCGTTTCAGTCCGAACGAGGTCTCTACGTCGAAGGTCGCGTTCGTCCGCCAATtcgtgacgtcgaaattgaAATCGTTACAAACGGAGGCGAGGTCTTCCACGTGGCAACCGATTCCGAAGGTCAATATCGTCACGGGCCCTTTGAAGCTAAAACCGAGTATAGCGTTAGTGCTACCAAAGAAGGCTACGTTCTTACGAAGACCGACGAGGGAAACGACTTCAAGGCAACGAAACTTGGCTATCTAACCATTCAACTAAGCGATTCCGATGATCAGCCGCTCGCCGGCGTTCTTCTCTCCCTAACAGGTCGTCAATATCGGAATAACACTCTAACGGGTCCGTCGGGGAGTATCACCTACAGAAAACTGGCTCCCGGGACGTACTTCGTTCGACCCCTTTTGAAAGAGTACGAATTCACGCCGGCGTCGCGTTCGATCGAAGTCGAGGAAGAAACGGAGGAGGCGATTCGCATCGAAGGTCGACAGGTGGCCTTTAGTTGCTACGGTCGCGCTCGCTCGTTGAGCGGGATGCCGGAGGAGGGCGTGACGATCGTTGCCGAGGGTCTCGCCTCGTGTGGAAATCAACGAGAAGAGACGAATACGAACGAGGAGGGCGAGTTTCGTCTGAGGGGTCTCCAGCCTCGGTGCAATTTTTCCATTGGGCTGGCGAACGGTAGTCTGGCTCGATCGCTTCCGTCTCGTCAAGTGGTCGACGTGCAGAATGCCGAcgtgcgtgacgtcacaatgatTATAATTCGACGCACGGGCATGCTCGATTTGTCTGGGAACGTCATGACGGATCCGGCGTATTTGACGTCGATACAGATCAATCTTTATCAGGATGGTCGTCAGGATTCACCGCTTCACACCGTCTCGCTCAAATCGAGTTCCTTCTTCTACTTTCCCTCGCTTCCGGCTGACGGTCGAGCCTATATCGTCGAACTAGACACGCATCTCTCTCACAAGCAGTACACCTACGTTTTGCCGTCGAGTCAACGCTTTGTTGCCAAGGGAGACATCAAGCACGTGACGTTTGCATTTCGTGCAGAAAGGCGAACGGTCGACGCGGAACTGACAACTCAGGGATCTGTTGTGGCTGTAGCTGTCATCATAGGCATTGCCACTATTATAGCTGTAGTCTTCCAGACGCGATTCATTCCCGGCCTATCAGATAGGTTCGAAGCTGACTACAAGATGAAGTCCTTCAGAAAACGatga